In Kitasatospora sp. NA04385, a single genomic region encodes these proteins:
- a CDS encoding tyrosine-protein phosphatase: protein MTGTTAIPHEERRLDWDGCLNVRDLGLLPTLDGRRTRTGAVVRADNLDRLTAEGQNSLVAYGVRTVVDLRDAAEYRPLLPAPDGIDLVRVPLDALAGPDWWSRFGALDGTPLAFRPYLDHCRQAVAELVAAVARARPGTVVVHCGAGRDRTGLAALVLLALAGATPAAVAEDYLLSAANLRPLWAILDRSEEEAGPARLLADAGTTPEQALHEVLAEFDAEQWLPAGDVAAVRARLLG, encoded by the coding sequence ATGACGGGGACCACGGCGATACCGCACGAGGAACGCCGGCTCGACTGGGACGGCTGCCTGAACGTCCGCGACCTCGGCCTGCTGCCCACCCTCGACGGACGGCGCACCCGCACCGGCGCGGTCGTCCGGGCCGACAACCTCGACCGGCTCACCGCCGAGGGCCAGAACTCGCTGGTCGCGTACGGCGTGCGCACCGTCGTCGACCTGCGCGACGCCGCCGAGTACCGGCCGCTGCTGCCCGCGCCCGACGGCATCGACCTGGTGCGCGTCCCGCTCGACGCGCTGGCCGGGCCCGACTGGTGGTCCCGGTTCGGCGCCCTGGACGGCACCCCGCTCGCCTTCCGCCCCTACCTCGACCACTGCCGGCAGGCCGTCGCCGAACTGGTCGCCGCCGTCGCCCGGGCCCGCCCCGGCACCGTCGTGGTGCACTGCGGCGCCGGCCGCGACCGCACCGGCCTGGCCGCCCTCGTCCTGCTCGCCCTCGCCGGGGCCACCCCCGCCGCGGTCGCCGAGGACTACCTGCTCTCCGCCGCCAACCTGCGCCCGCTGTGGGCGATCCTGGACCGCTCCGAGGAGGAGGCCGGCCCCGCCCGCCTGCTCGCCGACGCCGGCACCACCCCCGAACAGGCCCTGCACGAGGTGCTGGCCGAGTTCGACGCCGAGCAGTGGCTGCCCGCCGGGGACGTCGCCGCCGTCCGGGCCCGGCTGCTCGGATAA
- the tatA gene encoding Sec-independent protein translocase subunit TatA gives MFRNGLEPWHIAIMVVVLVLLFGSKKLPEMARGLGKSMRILKAETKALREDDAPAEAQNGTAASQAEPLRPAVEPIVVTKAAEATKPTTA, from the coding sequence ATGTTCCGTAACGGTCTTGAGCCCTGGCACATCGCCATCATGGTGGTGGTGCTGGTCCTGCTGTTCGGCTCGAAGAAGCTGCCCGAGATGGCCCGCGGCCTGGGCAAGTCGATGCGCATCCTCAAGGCGGAGACCAAGGCCCTGCGCGAGGACGACGCCCCCGCGGAGGCCCAGAACGGCACCGCCGCCTCGCAGGCCGAGCCGCTGCGCCCGGCCGTCGAGCCGATCGTGGTCACCAAGGCCGCCGAGGCCACCAAGCCGACCACGGCCTGA
- a CDS encoding DUF202 domain-containing protein: protein MTAAGRDPGLQPERTLLAWSRTALVLAADALLVLRTGYVRGRPGLTALGGVLAAAAAGTYAHGLRRRSAVEHSPHVSAGRWWMRGLTAAVVLAAGGAAWSVLVNTGG from the coding sequence GTGACGGCGGCGGGGCGGGACCCGGGCCTGCAACCGGAGCGGACCCTGCTGGCGTGGAGCCGCACCGCGCTGGTGCTGGCCGCCGACGCGCTGCTGGTGCTGCGCACCGGGTACGTCCGGGGGCGGCCCGGACTGACCGCGCTGGGCGGGGTGTTGGCGGCGGCGGCGGCCGGGACGTACGCGCACGGGCTGCGGCGGCGCAGTGCGGTGGAACACAGTCCGCACGTCTCGGCGGGCCGGTGGTGGATGCGGGGGCTGACCGCCGCGGTGGTGCTGGCGGCCGGCGGCGCGGCGTGGTCGGTGCTGGTGAACACGGGCGGGTGA
- a CDS encoding ABC transporter ATP-binding protein, which translates to MAQPASRLAGRDLTLAYDKRTIAEGLTVDVPDHSFTVVVGPNACGKSTLLRALSRTLKPVSGQVLLDGRSIATLPAKQVARTLGLLPQSSIAPDGITVSELVSRGRYPHQGVLRQWSTEDERVVAEAMADTGVAELADRPVDELSGGQRQRVWIAMALAQQTPLLLLDEPTTYLDIAHQVEVLDLCARLHQEQGRTLVAVLHDLNQAARYATHLVALRDGKLVAAGPPQEVVTAELVEEVFRLPCRVIPDPETGTPLVVPAANRRAPAKA; encoded by the coding sequence ATGGCCCAGCCCGCGTCGCGCCTGGCCGGCCGCGACCTGACCCTCGCCTACGACAAGCGCACCATCGCCGAGGGCCTGACCGTCGACGTCCCCGACCACTCCTTCACCGTGGTGGTCGGCCCGAACGCCTGCGGCAAGTCCACCCTGCTGCGCGCGCTGTCGCGCACCCTCAAGCCGGTCTCCGGGCAGGTGCTGCTGGACGGCCGGTCGATCGCCACGCTGCCCGCCAAGCAGGTCGCCCGCACCCTGGGCCTGCTCCCGCAGTCCTCGATCGCCCCGGACGGCATCACCGTCTCCGAGCTGGTCTCCCGCGGCCGCTACCCGCACCAGGGCGTGCTGCGCCAGTGGTCGACCGAGGACGAGCGGGTGGTCGCCGAGGCGATGGCCGACACCGGCGTCGCGGAACTCGCCGACCGGCCGGTGGACGAGCTCTCCGGCGGCCAGCGCCAGCGGGTCTGGATCGCCATGGCACTGGCCCAGCAGACCCCGCTGCTGCTGCTCGACGAGCCCACCACCTACCTGGACATCGCGCACCAGGTCGAGGTCCTCGACCTGTGCGCCCGCCTGCACCAGGAGCAGGGCCGCACCCTGGTCGCCGTCCTGCACGACCTCAACCAGGCCGCCCGCTACGCCACCCACCTGGTCGCGCTGCGCGACGGGAAGCTGGTCGCGGCCGGTCCGCCGCAGGAGGTGGTCACCGCCGAGCTGGTCGAGGAGGTCTTCCGGCTGCCCTGCCGGGTCATCCCCGACCCGGAGACCGGCACCCCGCTGGTCGTCCCCGCCGCCAACCGCCGGGCCCCCGCCAAGGCTTGA
- a CDS encoding NUDIX hydrolase, with the protein MADAPEFASREEWLASLHRVYAAAGCLITDPEGRVLIVKAGYRDAWQFVGGTVDLGENPRQCATRELHEETGLRREAGELLAVAWTNPSGELDHPACHFLFDLGVFPADTPITLPPGELDAHRWAAVPEALALLGPARALRLEAGLAARVDGRTRLVTAPASGF; encoded by the coding sequence ATGGCCGACGCCCCCGAGTTCGCCTCCCGTGAGGAGTGGCTCGCCTCGCTGCACCGCGTCTACGCCGCGGCGGGCTGCCTGATCACCGACCCTGAGGGCCGCGTCCTGATCGTCAAGGCCGGCTACCGCGACGCCTGGCAGTTCGTCGGCGGCACCGTCGACCTCGGCGAGAACCCCCGGCAGTGTGCGACCCGCGAACTCCACGAGGAGACCGGGCTGCGCCGCGAGGCCGGCGAACTGCTGGCCGTCGCCTGGACCAACCCCAGCGGCGAACTCGACCACCCCGCCTGCCACTTCCTCTTCGACTTGGGCGTCTTTCCCGCCGACACCCCGATCACCCTCCCGCCCGGCGAGCTCGACGCCCACCGCTGGGCCGCCGTCCCCGAGGCGCTCGCCCTCCTCGGCCCGGCCCGCGCCCTGCGGCTCGAAGCCGGCCTCGCCGCCCGGGTGGACGGCCGCACCCGGCTGGTGACGGCGCCCGCCTCCGGCTTCTGA
- a CDS encoding class I SAM-dependent methyltransferase — protein MTNFSLFDTRGYPTVDVRTGYAGWVDSYEDTVQDAMDVEVLARLSVPRWAGTDLAVDLGCGTGRTGAWLRDRGVAAVDGVDLTPEMLARAGARGAHRRLLEGDLAATGLPAGEYGLAACSLVDEHLADLGPLYREAHRLVRPGGLFVLVGLHPAFIMAAGMPTHYDGPDGPVAITTHVHLVSDHLTAGLAAGWQLAEMREEVVGDRWTALKPKWERYRGHPVSAAYVWRKA, from the coding sequence ATGACGAACTTCTCCCTGTTCGACACCCGCGGTTACCCCACCGTCGACGTCCGCACCGGCTACGCCGGGTGGGTCGACAGCTACGAGGACACCGTCCAGGACGCGATGGACGTCGAGGTGCTGGCCCGGCTGTCCGTCCCGCGCTGGGCCGGCACCGACCTCGCCGTCGACCTCGGCTGCGGCACCGGCCGCACCGGCGCCTGGCTGCGCGACCGCGGCGTCGCCGCGGTCGACGGCGTCGACCTCACCCCCGAGATGCTCGCCCGCGCCGGAGCCCGCGGGGCCCACCGGCGGCTGCTGGAGGGCGACCTGGCCGCGACCGGCCTGCCCGCCGGGGAGTACGGCCTCGCCGCCTGCTCGCTCGTCGACGAGCACCTCGCCGACCTCGGCCCGCTCTACCGCGAGGCCCACCGCCTGGTCCGCCCCGGCGGCCTGTTCGTCCTGGTCGGCCTGCACCCCGCCTTCATCATGGCCGCGGGCATGCCCACCCACTACGACGGCCCCGACGGCCCGGTCGCCATCACCACCCACGTCCACCTGGTCAGCGACCACCTCACCGCGGGCCTCGCGGCGGGCTGGCAGCTCGCCGAGATGCGCGAGGAGGTGGTCGGCGACCGGTGGACGGCCCTCAAGCCCAAGTGGGAGCGCTACCGCGGCCACCCGGTCTCGGCGGCGTACGTCTGGCGCAAGGCGTAG
- a CDS encoding RNA polymerase sigma factor — MWRVHRAEHHGADDGDRLGRPDAPDRPPARRTDLAAAVRAAQDGDEEAFRVLFRAVQPGLLRYLRVLVGGRAEDAEDIASEAWLQIARDLPGFRGDADGFRGWAATVARNRAMDHLRRLRRRPVADLPVEYLAELAAAEDTEGRAMAAVATSDALALIAALPPDQAEAVLLRVVLGLDAESAAKVLGKRSGSVRMAAHRGLRRLAKVLEQGGGAAAGVPRRESGKRIPAQGVTPAQVPTLKDTR, encoded by the coding sequence ATGTGGCGGGTGCACAGAGCTGAACACCACGGGGCGGACGACGGGGACCGGCTCGGCCGTCCGGATGCACCGGACCGTCCGCCCGCCCGGCGGACCGACCTGGCCGCCGCCGTCCGCGCCGCCCAGGACGGTGACGAGGAGGCGTTCCGGGTGCTGTTCCGGGCCGTCCAGCCGGGGCTGCTGCGCTACCTGCGGGTGCTGGTCGGCGGGCGGGCCGAGGACGCCGAGGACATCGCCTCGGAGGCGTGGCTGCAGATCGCCCGCGACCTGCCGGGCTTCCGCGGCGACGCGGACGGGTTCCGCGGCTGGGCCGCGACGGTCGCCCGCAACCGGGCCATGGACCACCTGCGCCGCCTGCGCCGCCGCCCGGTCGCCGACCTGCCGGTGGAGTACCTGGCCGAGCTGGCCGCCGCCGAGGACACCGAGGGCCGGGCGATGGCCGCCGTGGCCACCTCCGACGCGCTCGCGCTGATCGCCGCGCTGCCGCCCGACCAGGCCGAGGCGGTGCTGCTGCGGGTGGTGCTCGGGCTGGACGCGGAGAGCGCCGCGAAGGTGCTCGGCAAGCGCTCCGGCAGCGTCCGGATGGCCGCCCACCGGGGGCTCAGACGGCTGGCCAAGGTGCTGGAGCAGGGCGGGGGAGCGGCCGCCGGGGTGCCCCGCCGGGAGTCCGGGAAAAGAATTCCCGCGCAGGGTGTGACACCGGCGCAGGTGCCGACGCTGAAGGACACGAGATGA
- a CDS encoding MFS transporter has product MTTDHRTAERAGRRAWLGLALLLLPTLVLAMDMGVLFFAVPFIATDLHPSGTQQLWIMDMYSFLLAGLLIPMGALGDRIGRRKLLIGGTAAFAAASLVAAWSDGAGRLIAARALLGIAGAVFGPSTLALIRNMFPDPKQRQSAIGAWSGVMMAGATLGPVIGGLLLNHFWWGSAFLIAVPAMLLVMVLAPVLLPEYRAPQQGRFDLLGAALSMATVLPVVYGIKTLAVDGWSPLPALVLLVGLAIGGALVVRLRTAANPLIDISLFRIRTYTGAITVNTIAMFAMMGFTLFTSQYLQLVKGYSPLAASLWALLPSVGVGAAVGGFGALAGRVRPAVLLVAGFLAGAGGFVAMALVDPGSSLALPLIAAGVIAAGSVGTISITGEMVLSAAPADRAGAAGATSETAQELGSSLGIAVLGAAGAAIYRSRMDGTAPEAARDTLGGAVTTAAHLPGEAADRLLATARDAFADGMHVAAVVGVLVMLGAALAAHLLMRHLPVPGAAQAAAQEERELAA; this is encoded by the coding sequence ATGACCACCGACCACCGCACCGCCGAGCGCGCCGGCCGCCGGGCCTGGCTGGGCCTCGCCCTCCTGCTGCTGCCGACCCTCGTCCTCGCCATGGACATGGGCGTCCTGTTCTTCGCCGTCCCCTTCATCGCCACCGACCTGCACCCCAGCGGCACCCAGCAGCTGTGGATCATGGACATGTACTCGTTCCTGCTCGCCGGGCTGCTGATCCCGATGGGCGCGCTGGGCGACCGGATCGGCCGGCGCAAGCTGCTGATCGGCGGCACCGCCGCCTTCGCGGCCGCCTCGCTGGTCGCCGCCTGGTCGGACGGGGCGGGCCGACTCATCGCCGCCCGGGCCCTGCTGGGCATCGCGGGGGCGGTCTTCGGGCCCTCCACGCTGGCCCTGATCCGCAACATGTTCCCCGACCCCAAGCAGCGGCAGTCCGCGATCGGCGCCTGGAGCGGCGTGATGATGGCCGGCGCCACCCTCGGGCCGGTGATCGGCGGACTCCTGCTCAACCACTTCTGGTGGGGCTCGGCCTTCCTGATCGCCGTCCCCGCGATGCTGCTGGTGATGGTCCTGGCGCCGGTGCTGCTCCCCGAGTACCGCGCCCCGCAGCAGGGCCGCTTCGACCTGCTCGGCGCCGCGCTCTCGATGGCCACCGTGCTGCCGGTCGTCTACGGCATCAAGACGCTCGCGGTGGACGGCTGGAGCCCGCTCCCCGCCCTGGTGCTGCTGGTCGGCCTGGCGATCGGCGGCGCCCTGGTGGTCCGGCTGCGGACGGCCGCGAACCCGCTGATCGACATCAGCCTGTTCCGCATCCGCACCTACACCGGCGCGATCACCGTCAACACCATCGCGATGTTCGCGATGATGGGCTTCACCCTCTTCACCTCGCAGTACCTGCAACTGGTCAAGGGCTACAGCCCGCTGGCCGCCTCGCTCTGGGCGCTGCTGCCCAGCGTCGGCGTCGGCGCGGCCGTCGGCGGGTTCGGGGCGCTGGCCGGCCGGGTGCGACCGGCCGTCCTGCTGGTCGCCGGGTTCCTGGCCGGCGCCGGCGGGTTCGTCGCGATGGCCCTGGTCGACCCGGGCTCCTCGCTCGCCCTCCCGCTGATCGCGGCCGGCGTGATCGCGGCCGGTTCGGTCGGCACCATCAGCATCACCGGCGAGATGGTGCTCTCCGCCGCCCCCGCCGACCGGGCCGGCGCGGCCGGCGCCACCTCCGAGACCGCCCAGGAGCTCGGCAGCTCGCTCGGCATCGCCGTCCTCGGCGCGGCCGGCGCCGCGATCTACCGCTCCCGGATGGACGGCACCGCCCCCGAGGCCGCCCGCGACACCCTCGGCGGGGCCGTCACCACCGCCGCCCACCTGCCCGGCGAGGCCGCCGACCGGCTCCTGGCCACCGCCCGCGACGCCTTCGCCGACGGGATGCACGTCGCCGCGGTGGTCGGCGTCCTGGTCATGCTCGGCGCCGCGCTGGCCGCCCACCTGCTGATGCGCCACCTGCCGGTGCCGGGCGCGGCGCAGGCCGCGGCGCAGGAGGAGCGGGAGCTCGCCGCGTAG
- a CDS encoding potassium channel family protein: MRETARTYLVLLAGPVLLLTAYFTVPLDWFGPHHPLLSWLVAGSLLVLLGLGLLREVRLQVLGRARHPAPRILFLLCGALVVFATSYLGMSRQPGELDGLTTKVDGLYFTVITMATVGYGDIHPAGQTARVVVMLQLLYTVVFLTTGVTALTRQVKTRAVQRAHHRERPGD; this comes from the coding sequence GTGAGGGAGACGGCCCGGACGTACCTCGTCCTGCTGGCCGGACCGGTGCTGCTGCTGACGGCCTACTTCACGGTGCCGCTGGACTGGTTCGGGCCGCACCACCCGCTGCTCAGCTGGCTGGTGGCCGGGAGCCTGCTGGTCCTGCTCGGCCTGGGCCTGCTGCGCGAGGTGCGGCTGCAGGTGCTGGGCCGCGCCCGGCACCCGGCGCCGCGCATCCTGTTCCTGCTGTGCGGCGCGCTGGTGGTCTTCGCCACCTCCTACCTGGGCATGTCCCGGCAGCCCGGCGAGCTGGACGGGCTGACCACCAAGGTCGACGGGCTGTACTTCACGGTCATCACCATGGCGACCGTCGGGTACGGCGACATCCACCCGGCCGGGCAGACCGCCCGGGTCGTGGTGATGCTCCAACTCCTGTACACCGTGGTCTTCCTGACCACCGGCGTGACCGCGCTGACCCGGCAGGTGAAGACCCGCGCGGTGCAGCGGGCCCACCACCGCGAGCGCCCCGGGGACTAG
- a CDS encoding lysylphosphatidylglycerol synthase transmembrane domain-containing protein has product MATVIQADESRESRTPPRRTPARRVDRVRHPAALIRLAAGGCWIALVLLLACYARSSALGLDSDVARGVELLPWPPAKLTAALCGAALLTVPLGFAVDRVLRGEGRRVADGVLAAVLAYGLSLGLDLLAGDLAALTHPLPSGLGRTDPVYGHLAPVLAFMTALGTAGRRRWRTALGVTLGLSGLSGLVTGYATPLSLVLALLLGWTTAHAARYAVGEPVGEPTEEQIAVALAGTGVRPSAVLMLGSGRYLVTQHDGRPDLDVHLLDRYAQASGLLGHLWLALRLRTAPRPLGLRPLRAVLEHQTLLGHAASAAGARTRIPLAVVELGPDAALVAYRRIDARPFAALFDELPDPDGDGTGDNGTDDGGTGGGTETDAGPTDAELRDAWQQLALLQRRRIAHRSLSPNTVLLDAEGRVHLVGLAHGEIAASELLLRLDVAGLLAVLALYAGPQRAVRAAVEVLGAGPVSAALPLLQPIALARRTRAALARHGELAAALRAEVQGQTPRSTAVPVRLERLRPRTLLAIVACVVVGYALLQFSNPVDVIAAADPLWLAGAVLWAAVSYPVASFAFSGFVPEKLAFRSTLATQVAGSFVKVVAPGGVGGLALNTRYLQCANIPTAQAMSSIGVSQLFGLLLHMLQLAVFSALVGVDTASVGGESSSPLAGGWVLWLAGAATAVVAVSVAAVPSLRRRAQTLLRPLRAEVLPRLLDLAQRPGRLATGVAGQLLVSMCFVMCLYCCTRAVGQHPGFNAVAMTFLAGNAAGNVVPLPGGAGGVELLMPALLTLTGGVGAVGARDSVMLFRLLTFVLPVLPGWAAFAWLKRRGQI; this is encoded by the coding sequence GTGGCCACGGTGATACAAGCCGACGAATCCCGGGAGTCCCGGACGCCCCCGCGCCGGACGCCCGCCCGGCGGGTGGACCGCGTCCGGCACCCCGCCGCGCTGATCCGGCTGGCCGCCGGGGGGTGCTGGATCGCCCTGGTGCTGCTGCTGGCCTGCTACGCCCGCTCCTCCGCGCTCGGCCTGGACAGCGACGTGGCCCGCGGCGTCGAACTGCTGCCCTGGCCGCCCGCCAAGCTCACCGCCGCGCTGTGCGGCGCCGCGCTGCTCACCGTGCCGCTCGGCTTCGCCGTCGACCGGGTGCTGCGCGGGGAGGGCCGCCGGGTCGCCGACGGCGTGCTCGCCGCCGTCCTGGCGTACGGCCTCTCGCTCGGCCTGGACCTGCTGGCGGGCGACCTCGCCGCGCTCACCCACCCGCTGCCCTCCGGCCTCGGCCGCACCGACCCGGTGTACGGGCACCTCGCGCCGGTGCTGGCCTTCATGACCGCCCTCGGCACCGCCGGGCGCCGCCGCTGGCGCACCGCGCTGGGCGTCACGCTGGGCCTGTCCGGGCTGTCCGGCCTGGTCACCGGGTACGCCACCCCGCTGTCGCTGGTGCTGGCGCTGCTGCTCGGCTGGACCACCGCGCACGCCGCCCGGTACGCCGTCGGCGAGCCGGTCGGCGAGCCCACCGAGGAGCAGATCGCGGTGGCCCTGGCCGGTACCGGCGTCCGCCCGAGCGCGGTGCTGATGCTCGGCAGCGGCCGCTACCTGGTCACCCAGCACGACGGCCGCCCCGACCTGGACGTCCACCTGCTCGACCGGTACGCGCAGGCCAGCGGGCTGCTCGGCCACCTGTGGCTGGCGCTGCGGCTGCGCACCGCGCCCCGCCCGCTCGGCCTGCGCCCGCTGCGCGCCGTGCTGGAGCACCAGACCCTGCTCGGCCACGCCGCGTCCGCCGCCGGGGCCCGCACCCGCATCCCCCTCGCGGTGGTCGAACTCGGCCCGGACGCCGCCCTGGTCGCCTACCGGCGGATCGACGCCCGGCCGTTCGCCGCGCTCTTCGACGAGCTGCCCGACCCGGACGGCGACGGCACCGGCGACAACGGCACCGACGACGGCGGCACCGGCGGCGGCACCGAGACCGACGCCGGTCCCACCGACGCCGAACTGCGCGACGCCTGGCAGCAGTTGGCCCTGTTGCAGCGCCGCCGGATCGCGCACCGCTCGCTGTCCCCGAACACCGTGCTGCTGGACGCCGAGGGCCGGGTGCACCTGGTCGGCCTGGCCCACGGCGAGATCGCCGCGAGCGAGCTGCTGCTGCGGCTGGACGTCGCCGGGCTGCTCGCCGTCCTCGCCCTGTACGCCGGGCCGCAGCGGGCGGTGCGGGCCGCGGTCGAGGTGCTCGGGGCCGGGCCGGTCAGCGCCGCGCTGCCGCTGCTGCAACCGATCGCGCTGGCCCGCCGCACCCGGGCCGCGCTGGCCCGGCACGGGGAGCTGGCCGCCGCCCTGCGCGCCGAGGTGCAGGGGCAGACGCCGCGGTCCACCGCCGTGCCCGTCCGGCTGGAGCGGCTGCGCCCGCGCACCCTGCTCGCCATCGTGGCCTGCGTCGTGGTCGGGTACGCGCTGCTGCAGTTCTCCAACCCGGTGGACGTGATCGCCGCGGCCGACCCGCTCTGGCTGGCCGGCGCCGTGCTGTGGGCCGCGGTCAGCTACCCGGTGGCGAGCTTCGCGTTCAGCGGCTTCGTCCCCGAGAAGCTGGCGTTCCGCTCCACCCTGGCCACCCAGGTGGCCGGGTCCTTCGTCAAGGTGGTCGCCCCCGGCGGTGTCGGCGGCCTGGCCCTGAACACCCGCTACCTGCAGTGCGCGAACATCCCCACCGCGCAGGCGATGTCCAGCATCGGCGTCAGCCAGCTGTTCGGCCTGCTGCTGCACATGCTGCAGCTCGCCGTGTTCAGCGCCCTGGTCGGGGTGGACACCGCGTCGGTCGGCGGCGAGTCGTCCTCCCCGCTGGCCGGCGGCTGGGTGCTCTGGCTGGCCGGGGCGGCCACCGCCGTCGTCGCGGTGTCGGTCGCCGCGGTGCCCTCGCTGCGGCGGCGGGCCCAGACCCTGCTGCGGCCGCTGCGCGCCGAGGTGCTGCCCCGGCTGCTCGACCTGGCGCAGCGGCCCGGCCGGCTGGCCACCGGCGTGGCCGGGCAGCTGCTGGTGTCGATGTGCTTCGTGATGTGCCTGTACTGCTGCACCCGCGCGGTCGGCCAGCACCCGGGCTTCAACGCCGTCGCGATGACCTTCCTGGCCGGCAACGCGGCGGGCAACGTGGTGCCGCTGCCCGGCGGCGCGGGCGGGGTGGAGCTGCTGATGCCCGCCCTGCTGACGCTGACCGGCGGCGTCGGCGCGGTCGGCGCGCGGGACTCCGTGATGCTGTTCCGGCTGCTGACCTTCGTGCTGCCGGTGCTGCCGGGCTGGGCCGCCTTCGCCTGGCTCAAGCGCCGCGGGCAGATCTGA
- a CDS encoding protein kinase, translated as MIGRALNGRYELGEILGVGGMATVYRAVDHQLGRPVAVKVLNGGLADDPRFAERFAREARSAALLAHPRVVTVFDSGVDQGSPYLVMELVHGATLGRVIAEQGVLPVERAVGTAAAVLDALAAAHARGLVHRDIKPGNVMITRDGEVKVVDFGIARAGSSSGQQLTQTASVLGTAAYLSPEQATAGQVDGRADLYAVGCVLYEMLTGAPPFTADTPVAVTFKHVTEYPVPVSAHRPDVPPALDVAIMRLLAKHPAERPADARAAAAELLAAVPAAPADRTAQLLGAATRVLPPVPAAAFPAPPPQPWTEPQRTSVLPPVQAPLLPSARYEDEEPAPHRGRNPLLYAGIGAAVIACVAGIAAFSLAGDGSAPEAGRTPAPAAAATTAAPTPTPSPPPSPTPTPSPSASTKPSTSPRPSATPKGGALVAQLTQLRAEVAQTTFDRDRDKQDDLTALLARAAQSVNDKQPADAEDSLKDAQRLVRDLQRRKAVDAPVLIGWQTRLAALTTAVHLQAAQQDD; from the coding sequence ATGATCGGACGCGCGCTGAACGGCCGCTACGAACTCGGCGAGATCCTCGGAGTCGGCGGCATGGCCACCGTGTACCGCGCCGTGGACCACCAACTGGGTCGCCCGGTGGCGGTCAAGGTGCTCAACGGCGGCCTGGCCGACGACCCGAGGTTCGCCGAGCGGTTCGCCCGCGAGGCCCGCTCGGCCGCGCTGCTGGCGCACCCGCGGGTGGTCACCGTCTTCGACTCCGGCGTCGACCAGGGCTCCCCGTACCTGGTGATGGAGCTGGTGCACGGCGCCACGCTGGGCCGGGTGATCGCCGAGCAGGGCGTGCTGCCGGTGGAGCGCGCCGTCGGCACCGCCGCCGCCGTGCTGGACGCGCTGGCCGCCGCGCACGCCCGGGGCCTGGTGCACCGCGACATCAAGCCCGGCAACGTGATGATCACCCGGGACGGCGAGGTCAAGGTCGTCGACTTCGGCATCGCCCGGGCCGGCTCCTCCTCCGGGCAGCAGCTCACCCAGACCGCGTCCGTGCTGGGCACCGCCGCCTACCTCTCCCCGGAACAGGCCACCGCCGGCCAGGTCGACGGCCGCGCCGACCTGTACGCGGTGGGCTGCGTGCTCTACGAGATGCTGACCGGCGCGCCGCCGTTCACCGCCGACACCCCCGTCGCGGTGACCTTCAAGCACGTCACCGAGTACCCCGTCCCGGTCTCCGCGCACCGCCCCGACGTGCCGCCCGCGCTGGACGTCGCGATCATGCGGCTGCTGGCCAAGCACCCGGCCGAGCGCCCCGCCGACGCCAGGGCCGCGGCCGCCGAACTGCTCGCCGCCGTCCCGGCCGCCCCCGCCGACCGCACCGCCCAACTCCTCGGCGCCGCCACCCGGGTGCTGCCGCCCGTCCCCGCCGCCGCCTTCCCGGCCCCGCCGCCGCAGCCCTGGACCGAGCCGCAGCGCACCTCGGTGCTGCCGCCGGTGCAGGCCCCGCTGCTGCCCTCGGCCCGCTACGAGGACGAGGAGCCCGCGCCCCACCGCGGCCGCAACCCGCTGCTGTACGCGGGCATCGGCGCCGCCGTGATCGCCTGCGTGGCGGGCATCGCCGCGTTCTCGCTCGCCGGCGACGGCTCCGCTCCCGAGGCCGGGCGCACCCCGGCCCCGGCGGCCGCCGCCACCACCGCCGCGCCGACCCCGACGCCCTCCCCGCCGCCCTCCCCGACGCCGACCCCGTCCCCGTCGGCCAGCACGAAGCCCAGCACCTCGCCCAGGCCCTCCGCCACCCCCAAGGGCGGCGCCCTGGTCGCTCAACTCACCCAGCTGCGCGCCGAGGTGGCCCAGACCACCTTCGACCGGGACCGGGACAAGCAGGACGACCTGACCGCCCTGCTGGCCCGGGCCGCCCAGTCCGTCAACGACAAGCAGCCCGCCGACGCGGAGGACTCCCTCAAGGACGCCCAGCGGCTGGTCCGAGACCTCCAGCGCCGCAAGGCCGTGGACGCCCCGGTCCTGATCGGCTGGCAGACCCGGCTCGCCGCCCTCACCACGGCGGTGCACCTGCAGGCCGCCCAGCAGGACGACTAG
- a CDS encoding YidH family protein — protein MAQESGEPEEPKELDYRFTLANERTFLAWIRTALALLAGAVGLDQLTPDLAPVPVRVTLSVLLAAGGAGLGWAAYQRWVRVERAMRAGGPLPATRTMLVLTVCVAVAAAVFSVLIVGWSR, from the coding sequence ATGGCGCAGGAGTCCGGGGAACCCGAGGAGCCGAAGGAACTGGACTACCGGTTCACGCTGGCGAACGAGCGGACGTTCCTGGCCTGGATCAGGACCGCGCTGGCGCTGCTCGCGGGGGCGGTCGGGCTGGACCAGCTGACCCCGGACCTGGCGCCGGTGCCGGTGCGGGTAACGCTCTCGGTGCTGCTGGCCGCGGGCGGGGCGGGGCTGGGGTGGGCCGCCTACCAGCGGTGGGTGCGGGTGGAGCGGGCGATGCGGGCGGGCGGCCCGCTGCCGGCGACCCGGACCATGCTGGTGCTGACGGTGTGCGTGGCGGTCGCGGCGGCGGTGTTCTCGGTGCTGATCGTCGGCTGGTCGCGGTGA